The sequence GAACCTATATTGACAAAAGATCAAGAATTACTTGCTGAAATTAGAGATCTATTAAAAAAATAGTTAAAGTTCTCTCATTGAGGTTCTTTTTTTTTATCAATTTCTATGTTATAATGAATATATACTAATACATGGAGGAGATCATGGGAAGACACGGTACAATAGCAGGACGTAAAGAAGCACAAGATAGAAAAAGAGCTGCTTCATTTACAAAATATGTAAGATTAATAACAGTAGCAGCACGTGGTGGAGCAGATCCAGATTATAACGTAGCATTAAAACATGCTATAGAAAAAGCAAAATCTATAAATATGCCTAATGATAATATCAACAGGGCTATTAAGAAAGGTTCTGGTGCTGATGGATCAGCTGCATTTGATTCATTAAATTATGAAGGATATGGACCAGGAGGTGTTGCAGTAATAGTTGAATCTCTTACTGACAATAGAAATAGAACAGCATCTTCTGTTAAAGCGGCATTTGATAAAAATGGTGGTAACTTAGGTGTATCTGGTTCAGTATCATATATGTTTGAAAGAAAAGGTGTAATAGAAATAGAAAAAACTGATAAAACTAACGAAGAAGAAATTATGGAAATTGCACTTGAAGCAGGAATGGAAGATATGCAGGTTTATGATGATAGTTTCTATATTACAACTGATATAAAAGACTTTATTTCTGTATCTGATGCTTTAAAAGAAAAAGGATATGAATTATTAGAATCTGATTTAGAATATGTTCCATCTATAGAAGTTGAAACTTTAAGTGATGAAGATTTAGATAAATTAAGAAAAATGATAGATGTTCTTGAAAGTAATGATGATGTTCAAAAAGTTCATCATAATTATTCTGGAGAACTTTAATAAAAAATAGGCTTATCGCCTATTTTTTACTTTATAATATTTGTAACTTCCATTTTGCCATCATTTTATATTCCTTCTACTCTAATATTATTTTGAATATCATTTATTATAAATGGATCTGATAAAACATCATCTTTATATGTTCTTTCTTCATATTTAACTCCATCTGAAGTATATACAATAAATTTACCTTGACTTAAACTTTTAACATACATAAATTCTTCATAATAACAATCTTCAAACTTACCATTTGCATTATATACTATAGATGGACCATTTGATATTCCATCATCGAAAGTTAAAATTTCTTTATACCCATCTTTATAATATACAGTTGCTTTACCCTGTCTTTTACCATTAATAATCTTTGCAGCAACTTTTTCTACAGGAGATACTAAATAATAGTATAAAAACAGTTGTTAATACAGCAATATATTTTATTTTAACCACCTTCTTTATCAGTACTTCTATAATAATATATCATAATTTAAAAAAGCATACATTTTTGAAATATATGCTTTAATATCTAAATATTTTTTAGTTCTTTTTCATATTCACTTTCACTCATATAACTAGAAATTGCACCAATTTTTGTAGTTGATAAAGTTGCGTAATTAGTTGCAAATTGCGAAAGGTTTCTTAGTTCTTCTTCATCTAAATCAATCTTATTTAAGTTAAGAAGTTTAGATAAATATGAACCTGCAAACGCATCTCCAGCACCTGTTGTATCTATAACATTTACTCTAGGTATTTCTGTAGATACCTTAATACCATTACTAAATACTTCAGAACCATCTCCACCTTTAGTATATAAAACGTGTTTTATATATTTGAAGTCATCTTTCACAGCTTCTTCTATTAATCCTTTTCCTGTAACAAATTCCAATTCATTATCTGATATTTTTAATATATCAACATATTTAATAAACTCTTTAATAGTTTCATAATATTCTTGCTTATTTTCCCAAAGATTAAATCTCAAATTAACATCAAAACTTATTAAAATTCCTTTTTCTTTTGCTTTTTCTAATAGTATTTTATGTGAATTTTTTGATATATCTTGTATGGCTATACTTGCAAAGTGTATTATTTCTATTTCATCTAAATCAACTTTATTTACATCTTCAGTTGATATTTTTAATGCAGAAGATCCTTTGAAATAAAAACTAAAAGATCTATCTCCATTTTCATCACGTGAAACAAACGCAAGTGGTGTAAATGTATCACTTCTTTGATTTACATATTTACAATCAACATTTTCATTTTCTAATACATTTTTTAAAAAATCTCCAAAACCATCTTTACCTAAAGTTGTTAATAAATAACTTTTATGACCTAACTTTGAAGCAACTGTTGCAACATTTGCAACACAACCTCCTGCTTCTTTTTTAAATGATTTTACTTTATCTATAGTCCCATAACCTTCACCTATAAAATCTATAAGCATTTCACCTATACATAAAATTGCCATTATTTAACCTCTATTCCTTTTAATTTATATATTTTATAATTTTTTGAATTAATTTCAACATTATGATTATTAGTATAAAATCTACTTGTAAATGTAAACTCACCATCATTTATAAATATTTCAAATGAAGATGAATCAAATATAATTTCTATATCATTTATATTTATATCAAAACTTATATTCTTTCTACCATATCCAGTTTCATTTAAATTAATATCCATTTTTTTATTATCATATTTAATATTCATACTATCTATTTTTATTTCAAATTTTTCACCATCTTGTTTATTAAAATACCAAGCTTTTTCACTAAATATTTCTCCAAGTATTTCTCTATCATATAACGATTCTACTGATTTATGAATTTTTTGTTTAATGACTCCATTTTCATATTTTAATACTCTTGGTATAGATAAACAATTTTGGTAATTAAATTTAACTGTAGGATTAATATAATAACTATCAGGTACATACATCCATGCTATTAATACACGATTTCCATCTTCATCCAAAAATGTTTGAGGTGCATAAAAATCATACCCGTGATCAAGTAATTTAAAGTTATTAATTAATTCTAAATTTTCTATTCCTTCTTCAATAACGGAATAACCTACTTGATATGTATTGTAGTATTCTGAATACATATGTGATATTCCTTGTGGTGAAAATACAAATATTTCTTTACCATTTAACATGAAATAATCAGGACATTCCCACATATATCCCATATTTTTATTAGAATATACTGTTTTATAATATTTCATATCTTTATATATTAATAAACACCCATAATCTTTCTTATCTCTACCACCAAGTATTAAATATTCATGATTATTTTTTTCATAAACTTTAGGATCTCTAACATGGTTTGACATATTTGGATAATCTATATTTTTTAATACACATTCTTTTTCAGAAAAATTAATCCCATCTTTACTAGTCAATTTTATAGTATTATGTTCACGTCCTTCATGTATATAATCATAATTACCTTCATTTTTAACATTACCAGTATAATAAAATATCATTTTATCTTCTTTATTATATGCACTACCTGAATATACACCTGATTTATCAAAAATAGTATCATTTTTTAAAATTATTCCATTATCTCTGTAATTAATAAGGTTGGGACTTGTATACCCATACCATAATTTCATTCCTCCGTTAGGATTTTCTGAATATTGGTGATAAATATAGTAAGTCCCTTTAAAATATGTAAGCCCATTTGGATCATTAAGCCAACCATTTTTAGGTTCTAAATGTAAACTTTGTCTCCAAATATTATTTTTCATTCTCTACGTCCTTTGTTTTATAGAAGTATCCTGTCATAACAAATGAAATAACTATTGAAAGTACAAGACCTATACCAAATACAAACCATTTTTGATAAGGTATTGATAAGAATCCTGGAAGACCTGCAGCTCCTAAAGCAATTGCTAATACATGATTAAATCCTAGCCAAGCACTTGAAACAGCACTTCCTATTAATGCAGCATAGAATGGGTATTTTAATCTTAAGTTTACCCCAAACATTGCAGGTTCTGTAATTCCAAGTAAAGCAGAAATTCCAGATGCTGATGCAAGAGATTTTAATTTAGGATTTTTAGTGAAGAATAAAACTGCAAGTACAGCTCCACCTTGTGCAGCATTTGACATAGATGCTATAGGGAAAATGAATGATCCTCCAGTATTTGTCATATCAGCTAAAAGAGAAGTTTCAACAGCTATGAATGAATGGTGCATTCCAGTAATTACTATAGGTGCATAAACTCCACCAAATATTCCTGCTCCAATAAATCCTAAACTATTATATAACCAAGATAAACCTAATGTTAAATAATTACCTGCTTCCCTTAAAATAGGTCCTGTTACTGCAAATGTTAAGAATGCAGTAATGAATATTGAAAGTAATGGTGTAGTTAAGTTATCTAAATAAATAGGTGTAATTTTTCTTAATTTTTTCTCTATTGTAGCTAAAACAAAACTCATAACAACTATAGGTAATACTGTTCCTTGATATCCTATTTTTGAAATACTTAATCCAAATATATTCCATACTGGAATTTCTATTCCAGGATTATTTGAAACAGCATAAGCATTTAATATATCAGGGTGAACCATAATCATACCTAAAGCAGCTCCTAAATATGGATTACCCCCAAAACGCTTAGTAGCTGAGAATGCTATAAGAACTGGTAAGAATACAAATGGAGCATTTGCAAATATATTAACCATATTAGCTAAACCATCTATAGCTGGGAATGCTTCAATT is a genomic window of Pseudostreptobacillus hongkongensis containing:
- a CDS encoding YebC/PmpR family DNA-binding transcriptional regulator, whose amino-acid sequence is MGRHGTIAGRKEAQDRKRAASFTKYVRLITVAARGGADPDYNVALKHAIEKAKSINMPNDNINRAIKKGSGADGSAAFDSLNYEGYGPGGVAVIVESLTDNRNRTASSVKAAFDKNGGNLGVSGSVSYMFERKGVIEIEKTDKTNEEEIMEIALEAGMEDMQVYDDSFYITTDIKDFISVSDALKEKGYELLESDLEYVPSIEVETLSDEDLDKLRKMIDVLESNDDVQKVHHNYSGEL
- a CDS encoding carbohydrate kinase family protein codes for the protein MAILCIGEMLIDFIGEGYGTIDKVKSFKKEAGGCVANVATVASKLGHKSYLLTTLGKDGFGDFLKNVLENENVDCKYVNQRSDTFTPLAFVSRDENGDRSFSFYFKGSSALKISTEDVNKVDLDEIEIIHFASIAIQDISKNSHKILLEKAKEKGILISFDVNLRFNLWENKQEYYETIKEFIKYVDILKISDNELEFVTGKGLIEEAVKDDFKYIKHVLYTKGGDGSEVFSNGIKVSTEIPRVNVIDTTGAGDAFAGSYLSKLLNLNKIDLDEEELRNLSQFATNYATLSTTKIGAISSYMSESEYEKELKNI
- a CDS encoding glycoside hydrolase family 32 protein, with amino-acid sequence MKNNIWRQSLHLEPKNGWLNDPNGLTYFKGTYYIYHQYSENPNGGMKLWYGYTSPNLINYRDNGIILKNDTIFDKSGVYSGSAYNKEDKMIFYYTGNVKNEGNYDYIHEGREHNTIKLTSKDGINFSEKECVLKNIDYPNMSNHVRDPKVYEKNNHEYLILGGRDKKDYGCLLIYKDMKYYKTVYSNKNMGYMWECPDYFMLNGKEIFVFSPQGISHMYSEYYNTYQVGYSVIEEGIENLELINNFKLLDHGYDFYAPQTFLDEDGNRVLIAWMYVPDSYYINPTVKFNYQNCLSIPRVLKYENGVIKQKIHKSVESLYDREILGEIFSEKAWYFNKQDGEKFEIKIDSMNIKYDNKKMDINLNETGYGRKNISFDININDIEIIFDSSSFEIFINDGEFTFTSRFYTNNHNVEINSKNYKIYKLKGIEVK
- a CDS encoding sucrose-specific PTS transporter subunit IIBC gives rise to the protein MDLKKVVQEIAKNSGGLENIQTVNHCATRLRIELNDESKYDRERLEEIEGVKGVFFTNGQLQLIFGSGLVQQVYNAYNAEFGNETVQGSEEVKKTKGNAAQRFVKMLSDIFVPIIPAIVAGGLLMGINNILTAKDIFFAGQSLIEAFPAIDGLANMVNIFANAPFVFLPVLIAFSATKRFGGNPYLGAALGMIMVHPDILNAYAVSNNPGIEIPVWNIFGLSISKIGYQGTVLPIVVMSFVLATIEKKLRKITPIYLDNLTTPLLSIFITAFLTFAVTGPILREAGNYLTLGLSWLYNSLGFIGAGIFGGVYAPIVITGMHHSFIAVETSLLADMTNTGGSFIFPIASMSNAAQGGAVLAVLFFTKNPKLKSLASASGISALLGITEPAMFGVNLRLKYPFYAALIGSAVSSAWLGFNHVLAIALGAAGLPGFLSIPYQKWFVFGIGLVLSIVISFVMTGYFYKTKDVENEK